From the Mycobacterium sp. 155 genome, the window GGGCCAAGACCTGGGAGTTCCAGGCTCTGCTCAAAGCCCGTCCGGCGGCGGGCGATGCCGAACTGGGCAGGGCGTACACCGAGGCGTTGATGCCGATGGTGTGGACGGCGTGTGAGCGTGCGGATTTCGTACCCGAGGTACAGGCCATGCGGCGCCGGGTCGAGGAGCTGGTGCCCGCCGGGGTGCGCGCCCGCGAACTCAAACTCGGTACCGGTGGCCTGCGGGACGTCGAATTCGCAGTGCAGCTCTTGCAATTGGTGCACGGCCGTAACGACGAGTCGCTGCACGTGGCATCCACGATCGATGCGCTGACCATGCTGGCGGCAGGTGGATACATCGGGCGTGACGACGCCGCCAACATGACCGCGTCGTACGAGTTCCTGCGCTTGCTTGAGCACCGGCTGCAGCTGCAGCGGCTCAGGCGGACCCACATGCTGCCCGACGACGGTGACGACGAGGCCTACCGCTGGCTGGCCCGGGCTGCACACGTGCGCCCCGACGGCAGGCACGACGCCCAGGGGGTGCTGCGCGAGGAGCTCAAACGCCAGAGCATGCGGGTCTCCCGTCTGCACGCCAAGCTGTTCTACCAACCGCTGCTGGAATCGGTCGGTCAGCCTGCACTGGGCATCGGCGCCGGCATGGGTGCCAAGGCGGCTGAACGTCAGCTCGCCGCACTGGGTTACGAGGGCCCGCAGAGTGCGCTGACCCATCTGGCCGCCCTCACCGGGCAGAGCGGACGCCGGGGCCGGGTGCAACAGGTGCTGCTGCCAACCCTGCTGGACTGGCTGTCCGACACGCCGGATCCCGATGCCGGGCTGCTCGCCTACCGCAGGATCAGCGAGGAACTTGCCGAGCAGCGCTGGTACCTGCCCACACTGCGGGACGAAGGAGCGGTGGCCAAACGGCTGATGCAGGTGCTCGGCACCTCCGCCTACATCCCGGAGCTGTTGATGCGTGCCCCCGAGGTGATCCAGCTCTACGCCGACGGGCCAACCGGGCCGAAACTGCTTGAGGGCGACCCGGACAGCGTGGCGGGGGCGCTGGTGGCCTCGGCCGGCCGCCATGCCGACCCGGTGCGCGGTATCGCTGCCGCCCGTGCCCTGCGCCGCCGCGAGCTGGCGCGTATCGCGTCGGCCGATGTGCTCGGCCTGCTCGACCTCACCGATGTCTGCAATGCGCTGACCTCGGTGTGGGTCGCCGTGCTGCAAGCCGCGCTGGACGCGGTGATCCGTGCCAACACACCGGAATCCGGTGTACCCGCCCGCCTCGCGGTGATCGGTATGGGCCGGCTCGGCGGCCGCGAGCTCGGCTACGGCTCGGACGCCGACGTCATGTTCGTGTGCGAGCCGATAGGTGACGCCGCGGAATCGGTGGCCGTGAAATGGTCGGTGAGCATCGCCGAGCAGGTGCGCACGCTGCTGGGCACACCCAGCGCCGACCCGCCGTTGGAGGTCGACACCGGGCTGCGGCCCGAGGGGCGCAACGGTCCACTGGTGCGCACGCTGGCCTCCTACGAGGCGTACTACGCACAGTGGGCGCAGGCCTGGGAGATCCAGGCCTTACTGCGGGCGCACCGGGTGGCCGGCGACCTCGATCTCGGTGAACGGTTCCTGCTGATGGTCGACAAGACGCGGTATCCCGACGGTGGAGTGTCCGCGGAGGCGGTGCATGAGATCCGGCGTATCAAGGCCAGGGTGGATGCCGAGCGGTTGCCCCGCGGCGCGGACCCCAATACTCACACCAAGCTCGGGCGCGGCGGCTTGGCCGACATCGAGTGGACGGTGCAGTTGCTGCAGCTGCGCTACGCACACAAAGTGCCTGCGCTGCACAGCACTTCGACCTTGCAGACACTCGACGCCATCGGCGCGGCCGAGTTGGTCTCCGAAGGTGACGTCGACTTGCTGCGGCAGGCCTGGCTGACCGCGACGCGGGCGCGCAACGCTCTCGTGCTGGTACGCGGCAAGCCCACAGATCAGCTACCCGGGCCCGGACGTCAGCTCAACGCGGTGGCGCTGGCGGCCGGCTGGGGCAGCGACGATGGTGGCGAGTTCCTGGATAACTATCTGCGGGTGACGCGGCGGGCGAAGACGGTCGTCCGGAAGATTTTCGGCGGGTAGCCGAGCCCGTATCCGGCGCTGGTCTACCGTTTGGCCCGGACCGCGTCCAGCGCGTAGGCGCCGCCGCCGATCGTGACCAGCAGTAGGAAGCCGAAGCAGTACAGCACGGTGAGTTCGCCGCCATTCTCGATGGGCAGCAGGCCCCTGGGTTGATGCTGGGTGAAGTAAGCGAACGCCATCTCCCCGGAAGCGATGAACGCGGCGAGGCGGGTGAGCAAACCCGTCAGGATCAAAAGACCCAACACGAATTCGATGATCCCGGCGTACCAATACGGCCAGGTACCCACCGGCACCGCCGACCCGACGAGTTCACCTGCCTTGTTCGGCATTCCGACTGGCCATGCGAACAGCTTCTGCGCTCCGTGGATGGTGAAGAGGAGGCCGAACACGATGCGGAACAGGCTGATCACCGCGGGAGATGCGGTGTTCAGTCGAGTGTCCAGGTTGGTCGTCATGGGGTGACAATACGCGTGAACCGCCACGGATCTCACAGCTCCAACAGCACCGTCACCGGTCCGTCGTTGACCAGGTGCACGTGCATGTCCGCACCGAAAACCCCAGTTTGAACCGTCGCGCCCAGCATCCCTAACGCGTCGGCGAATTCGGCCACCAGCGGTTCGGCGACGGGGCCGGGTGCCGCGGCGTTCCAGGACGGGCGGCGACCCTTGTCGGTGTTGGCGTACAAAGTGAATTGGCTCACCACAAGAATCGGGGCGGCCAGATCTGACGCGGACCGCTCACCGTCGAGAATCCTCAATTGCCAGAGCTTCTCTGCCATCCTGCGGGCCTTGGCCGCGTCGTCGTCATGGGTGACACCGACGAGGGCGAGCAGGCCCTGGGTGTCCGGCTTGATCTCACCGACGACGACACCGTCGACTGTGACGCTCGCTGATGTCACCCGCTGCACCAAAACTCGCATGGGTCGATTGTGCCGCCCCAAAGACTGTGGCCCCCAACAGGAGTGTTGGGGGCCACAGTCTTCGTCATGACTCAGACGTCGGCTTACACGTCGTAGTAGAGGGCGAATT encodes:
- a CDS encoding bifunctional [glutamine synthetase] adenylyltransferase/[glutamine synthetase]-adenylyl-L-tyrosine phosphorylase, which gives rise to MAKPATERPKLPSVGRLGLMQPQAPAALDRLGWNTDEHVELLWSLSRAPDADVALLAMVRLADALGGHWDELNSELLTDRALRGRLFGVLGSSVALGDHLVAHPQSWRLLAGDVKLPTAHDLHADFNAAAETVEIARGTTTAVPPLRNLYRDRMLVLAAFDVASTVENEPVLPFVTVGAHLSDLADAALGAALTVATRVVCGDGPTPRIAIIAMGKCGARELNYVSDVDIIFVGEGAKEGADDNLSTAARVAGEMMRFAAEAFFEVDAALRPEGKRGQLVRTLESHVVYYQRWAKTWEFQALLKARPAAGDAELGRAYTEALMPMVWTACERADFVPEVQAMRRRVEELVPAGVRARELKLGTGGLRDVEFAVQLLQLVHGRNDESLHVASTIDALTMLAAGGYIGRDDAANMTASYEFLRLLEHRLQLQRLRRTHMLPDDGDDEAYRWLARAAHVRPDGRHDAQGVLREELKRQSMRVSRLHAKLFYQPLLESVGQPALGIGAGMGAKAAERQLAALGYEGPQSALTHLAALTGQSGRRGRVQQVLLPTLLDWLSDTPDPDAGLLAYRRISEELAEQRWYLPTLRDEGAVAKRLMQVLGTSAYIPELLMRAPEVIQLYADGPTGPKLLEGDPDSVAGALVASAGRHADPVRGIAAARALRRRELARIASADVLGLLDLTDVCNALTSVWVAVLQAALDAVIRANTPESGVPARLAVIGMGRLGGRELGYGSDADVMFVCEPIGDAAESVAVKWSVSIAEQVRTLLGTPSADPPLEVDTGLRPEGRNGPLVRTLASYEAYYAQWAQAWEIQALLRAHRVAGDLDLGERFLLMVDKTRYPDGGVSAEAVHEIRRIKARVDAERLPRGADPNTHTKLGRGGLADIEWTVQLLQLRYAHKVPALHSTSTLQTLDAIGAAELVSEGDVDLLRQAWLTATRARNALVLVRGKPTDQLPGPGRQLNAVALAAGWGSDDGGEFLDNYLRVTRRAKTVVRKIFGG
- a CDS encoding DoxX family protein — protein: MTTNLDTRLNTASPAVISLFRIVFGLLFTIHGAQKLFAWPVGMPNKAGELVGSAVPVGTWPYWYAGIIEFVLGLLILTGLLTRLAAFIASGEMAFAYFTQHQPRGLLPIENGGELTVLYCFGFLLLVTIGGGAYALDAVRAKR
- the dtd gene encoding D-aminoacyl-tRNA deacylase, whose protein sequence is MRVLVQRVTSASVTVDGVVVGEIKPDTQGLLALVGVTHDDDAAKARRMAEKLWQLRILDGERSASDLAAPILVVSQFTLYANTDKGRRPSWNAAAPGPVAEPLVAEFADALGMLGATVQTGVFGADMHVHLVNDGPVTVLLEL